The window GACTCAATTTGACATGACCCGCCCCAATCGCTTCCTTAGCCGGGGATTACGGTTCCGTGCCCATGATGGACGCCGCGATTTTTCAATAACGGTTAGGAAACCGCTTTTCATGGAGAACGCCAGTTCCACCGAAACCCGGGAGAGTTCGGCTGTCCCGGAGTACAGCGTGATCGTGCCCTGTTTTCAGGAGGCGGCCACTCTCAAGGAGTTTCACGGCAAACTGGCGCAGTTCATTCGCGGATTCCATGCGTCGTTTGAAATCATCTACGTCAGCGATGGAAGCACCGACGGCACCATCGAGGTCCTGCGTGAAATCTTCGATGCTGATGAGACCGTAACGAGCGTGGTGGATTTGGCGCGGAATTATGGCCAGACCAACGCCTTGACGGCCGGCATCGAGCGGGCGAATGGGCGCCATCTTGTTTTCATGGACTGCGACTTGCAGGTCAATCCGGCGGATCTCGGCATTCTTATCGAAGAATTTCAAAAAGGGAACTACGATATGGTCGGTGGTCGCCGGGTCGAACGGCGGGACAACCGGGGCCGGGTCTGGATTTCCCGGTTGGGCAATGCCGTAATCGGCCGGCTGCTGGGCGTGCCGTTGCACGATCTGGGCTGCGGAATGAAGGTGCTCGACGGCGGTCTCATGCGTTCGTTCCGCACGGGGCCGCAGCGTCCGCTGGATCCGGGGGCGGCCATGCTGTGCATCCGGAGCGTGGCCGAAGTGCCGATTACGCACCAGCCGCGACGGCACGACCGTTCCCGCTGGACGCTGCGCCGCGTTCTGTTGTTGTACCGGAACCTTTTTACGAGTCTTATTCCCGGCCTTTTTCCGTTTGCCGTGGGCGCTCTGTTTTTCGTGCTTGTGATCTCTTTCATGTATGTTTTGGGGGCATGGGCGGCCCCGACTTTTTTCCCACTTCCCGGTATGGATGTGCTATTGCCGGTATTGATACTGTCGCACATGATACTGAGCCTTGTGTTCTTCATCGTTCTGGCCGAATTCATGCTGCACGGAAGCGCCGCCGAAAATGAACTAGCCTACATTGCGCGGCGTGTCTGGACGCGGCCATGGAAACCGTGTCGCGGCACGGCCGCGTCCCGCGAATCCGCGGGGAAATCCGATGGATTTACCGGATAACAAACCTCTTTCACGCCGCCTTGTGCCGGCGGGCCGTCTTTTCGGCCTTGCGCAGCGTCTGTACACGGACTTGCCCATGCGCTTGTTACGGAACGGATATGCCCTGCCGCCCTGGCAATACATCATCGAGTTGACCCGGCGCTGCAATCTGCAATGCCGGATGTGCCTCAACGCCGCCTGGCGCGCCCATGTGCCGGCGGACGAACAGCGGGATCGTGAACTTGCCCAGGATGAATGGCGCGCCGTCATTGACCAGATACCGGCGTTTCGGTTGATTTCGTTTACCGGCGGCGAGGTATTCATCCGAACCGATTTCCCGGAATTGCTCGAATACGCCGGCAGACGTCATTTCACGCATGTCATGACCAATCTCACAACCGTTTCCGAAGATCACGCCGCATTATTGGCCCGTCTTGCCGCCCGCCGCCTCGGCCGTTTGGGCCTCATGGTCGTGGGAACATCCATCGACGGGCCCGCCGAAGTGCATGACCGCATTCGCGGACTGCCGGGCGCATTCAACCGGACCGTGGAGACCATGCGGCGGCTGCTGGATGCCCGAAAAGCCCTGCGAAAAACCTGTCCTCGCCTCCACATGACCGCCGTTATTCAACGCGACAATGCCCGGACACTGGCTGAACTGCCGCGCATCGCGAAACAGGCCGGCGCCGATGAATTGTTGTTGCTATGCGAAACACGATCTTACGATCTACGAACCGATACCGTCGAAGATCCTGCCGCGATCACTCGGGCCGACATTCCATGGCCCCGGATTGACCGTGACACGCTTCGGATTTCCCTGCTTGCGTGCATGGACTCGGCGCGCGCCGCCGGTATTCGGCTGCGTTTGCCGCGCATGCCCATGGACGATCTGCTGGATTACTATGACGGTGTCGAGTTGCCCCTCGATCGCTACACGTGCCGGAGCCCTTGGTACATGCAGGGGATGGATTGCGCCGGTTACGTGGGTTCCTGCGGGTACGGACTTGTCGGAAATGTCCGCGATACCCCCTTGGCCGAACTATGGAACGGCGCACGGCAGCGACGTTTCCGGCAAGAACGGCGCGGATCGCTGTTGGCGCTATGCCCCGGATGCTGTTTTATGGAACATCGCGAAACCGCCCGGTGGATGTAGTTTTCCCTTCCACTATCCGTTTCCACCGCGATTGCGCGCATGCAACGCTTTTTGCAACCCTTCCCGAGCCGGCGCGAAATCCGGACTGGTTGCAAGCGCTTTGCGAAAATGTTCAATGGCGCCGTCAAGTTCATTGGCCAACAACATGATGCTGCCCAGATTGCAGTTGGCGCCGACGTGATTTGGATTGAGTCGCAAGGCCTGCTTGTAAAGCATTACGGCATCGTCCACACGCTGTGCCTTTACCAGCGCATTGGCGTAATCGGTGATGATATTGGGATTGTCCGGGGCGTTTTTGACGGCCTGCTCGAATTCGGGAAGCGATTCCTGTGGACGTCCTTCCGCGACCAATACGTTGGCAATATTGTAATGCGCCAGTTTGTCCGCCGGATATATTTCCAGCGCCTTTTGAAATTGGGCAATGGCTTCTTCCGGTTTTTTTAGCGCCTGCATCACCAAACCGAGATTGTTGTAAGCCAGCGGAAATTGCGGCACAAGGCGGATGGCCTCGTTGAAATGTTCGAGGGCTTTTTCATAAGCGCCCTTGCGATAATATTGGTAACCGGCGTTGTTGTGGATATTCGCGTCGTCCGGGGCGATTTGAAGCGCTTTTTCAAATTGTTCGATGGCCTCGTCAATTTTGTCTTGTTCGGCGAACGTCATGCCCAGATTGTTCAGCGCCAACACGAAATTCGGCATGATGTCCAGCGCCTGCCGGTAATAAACGATCGCCTTGTCCAACTGGCCGTTTTTATAAGCCTCATAACCGAGGTTGTTATAAATAGTGGGGTTCTTCGGATCCACGGTCAATGCATGTTCATACCAGCGCACCGCTTCGGCGGTATTGCCCAAATTCGAATAGAGCAGGCCGAGGTCGTTGGGGATATTGGAATTGGACGGGCAATTCGCCATGGCTTTGTGGAAAAAGGCGATGGCGGCGTCGGTCTGGTTCTGCGCGTCCGCGGAAAGCGCCAAATTGTAATAGGCCAATTCATCCTCACCGCGAATGGCCAGTGCCTGCCGGTATTTTTCGTCTGCTTCCTGATAGCGTCCAAGGCTTGCCAGCAGATTGCCCCAGTTGTTGAACGCCAGGGTAAAATCGGGCTTCGCCTTTACCGCCAGTTCGTAATGACGCAAGGCTTCTTCGGATTTTCCCAGGCGGGCCAAGAGCAGCGCCATGTCGTTGTGGGCGCGCGCGTCTTCCGGATTGAGGCGCACGGCTTCCTCGAAGTGTTGCAGCGCCTTTTCGTTTTCACGCTTTCGGGCCAGTTCCCGCGCCATCAGATAATGCACATCCTGATTCGTCGGATTGATGTCCAAGGCCTGTTGATAGCGCGCGATGGCCTCGTCGCCGCGGCCCGCTTCGACCAGAAGCCGCCCCAGTTTGTCGAGCACATATCCGAATTGTGGATCCACCCGTAGGGCCTCTTCATAATGTTTCATGGCCTCGTCAATTTGTCCGCGTTCCGCGAGTATTTCACCCAATTCGTTGTGGGCGCGGGCATCGTCAGGATTCAACCGCAGTGCCTCCCCGAACTCGGCGGCCGCCTCATCCTTCTCGCCCTGCATGATCAGTTCCCGTCCCAGGAGGTAATGAATGTCCTGATTGTCGGGATCCGCCTCGCGGGCGGCCTGATAATAGTCAATGGCTTTTTGCGATTGGCCTTTGGCGGCCAGCAAACGTCCCAGGCGATCCAGGGCGTACGCATACCCCGGATCAATGCGGATGGCTTCCTGGAACAGTCCAATGGCCTCGTCGATCCGGCCCCGGTCGGCGAGGATAACCGCCAAGTCCGTATAGGCGGTCTTGTCGTTTGGGGCCGTGCGGATGGATTCCTCATAGGCCGCAATCGCCTCCTCGATTCGACCCTGCTCGGCATGGATGGCGGCAATGGCGTTTCGCGCGCGCGGCTGGCTTGGATCAAGAGCGAGGGCTTTTTCAAATGCGGCGATGGCTTCGGATATTTTCCGCTGGGCCGTCAGTTCCCGTCCGTAATTGTAATAGGCTTCTTCGGACGACGGATCGGCGGCAATAATGGCCTCGTGGCGGGCAAGGGCCTCATGCGCCTTGCCTTGGGCGGCCAACAGACGGCCCATTTTTTCGAGCACCGCGCCGAAATGCGGGGCGATGGTCACGGCCTTTTCAAAATGTGCCATTGCTTCGTCCGTTTGACCGGCATTGGCCAGCAGCGCCCCCAGTTCGTGATGCGCTCGAGCATCGTTCGGATTGAGGCGGATCGCTTCCCGGTACGCGGCCATGGCCTCATCCATTTTCCTGAGTTTGACGAGAACGTTCGCCAGCATATAGTGCAGGTTCTGAAATTCAGGTTGCAGTTTCAGCGTCGCCCGGTAATGTTCCTCCGCCTCCTCGAAACGGTTCTTCTGCGCGAAACCCTCGGCCAGCCGATGGTGCATATAGGGCATCCCCGTCCCCAGATCAAGCAATTTCCGCCCTTCGTCGAGCGCTTCCGAAACGCGATTCTGACGCAGAAACGAATCCGCGCGCTGATAATGCCAGCGCGCATGATCCGGCACATAGGGGATATATTGAATGTTCACCAGCGCGCAAAGAATGGCCAATACGCTGACCACGAACGCTGAACGCACATAGGCCCTGTCGGCAGCCGCCCGTAACACGCAACTAACGGCATAGGATCCGAAGAAAATGAGAAACGGTGTTATGGGCACGCGGGCCCGGCCATTGACGAAAAAGGGAATGAAACTTAGATAATAGACCGCCACGAAGGCCAAGGCCAGCACTATCATGTCGCCGGCGCCGTCGGGCCATGGAGTGGATCGGCGCCTGAAAAGACCCAGCGCCAGCAGGCCGCATCCCCCGGCGAACAAACCCGTCAAAAGGGAAAAACCGGGCAGATATTTCAACGGACGGTAGAAATCCTTTTCGTCCTGAACCACCTTGTTGCAGGTGATTTCGAGCGGCGACCAGAACAGCACGGCCTTTTTGATCGCAAGTTTCAACGTCCGCATCTTGTGTGCTTTGGCGTAATCGAGCCCCTTTCGGAAGAAATAGGAGGAGGCCTCGGCATGGCCCAAATCGGGACGGCCCAACTGTTTCCCGAGACCCTTCACCACGTTGACGTAGACCCATACCGACCACCGGCCCGTCCCTTCCAATTCCTGCAAATAAGGCGTCCAAGGCGTGATGCCGTCCGAATCCTCGCCGTTCCCTATCAGAAAATTCTCGCCGAAATAGGTGGAAATAGGCACAAACTCCCCGGAAACCAGGTAATTGCGAATAGTAACGGGTGCAATCATGAGGAAAGGCGCCAGCGCCAAGGCAATCCATGCGGGGATCATGCGTTTCCAATTCTTCCGACGCCAAGCCACCCAAAGCATCCATGCCGCGATAAACGGTCCAAACAATAAAATGTTAGGCCGCATGAGGGCGTAGGCTCCGACAAGGATGCCCGCCGCGAACGCCCGCATGAATGTCATTTTCAGACGCCACAAACGCAACATGTGCATGAGAAGGAGTCCGAGAAACACAAAGAGGGCCGGATCGTTCAATTCGCCTTCCCAATAAATGAAGCCCCAGTAAATGGACTGTAAAAAAGCCGCAGACAATGCCGCGAGTGGGCCAAAAACACCCCTGGCCAGAAGGTAAATCAAGACGACGCTGGCCAGTCCCAATAGCAACTGGACGATTCGCGGCGCCATGTAGCTGCCGCCGGTTAGGGAATAGATTACGGAAAGATAGTAGGGATACCCCGGTGGACGAAAATAGGGCGTTGTGCGTATTTCGGGATCGTTTTCACCCGGACGGACCGTCCAATCGCCCGTGGCCATGGCGCGCGCATGGTAATCCTGGACATCCGCATCCTGCTGGGGCGCCGCAAAATCGGGGGCATGAACGATTTCCGACAGATACCACGCCCGAAGTAACAATCCGATCAGTAGGATGATGCCCAGATAGAACCATTCGCTCGTCAAAAGGAAAACAAAGCCTTTTCTGCATATCGAAAAGGTCTTTTCGGCGATTCCATGTGTTCCGGCAAAGGCGGTTTCCTCGACGGGCGTAATTTTCGTCGGGACGTGTGCCATAGGCGCTTTCAGATGTTCACGATGACTAATGCGGCGGTCCTTTCCAGACTCCATACACTTCAGACTTTGTTCAGAGTACCGGATTATTGCTTCGGGACACAACCAAGGCGTTCCCGCCGCATGTCGGGGACGCGGCAAAGTGGTCGCGTCTACGGTAGAAGCGACATTTTGACGATTCCACACACGGTACGAGGAGACCGTGAAGAAATAAACGATCCGGCCGCATGAATTGGTTTTGAATTTCAGCGGATTGAGACGTTCAGGACTTGGTCTTGCGTGAGAATCGCCTCGGCGACAAGTGTTATCGTTACGCGGGCTCCGTTCACCGCGAACGTGGATTCGACAGGGACGTCGCCAAGGGTGACATTGACGGCTGTGACGGGTGTTCCGGGGACGAACTCGAACGCGAGCGTTTTGACGCGGAGACGGCCCCAGCGAACCTCGATGCGATCTTCCTGCGCGCCGCCTTCCCGTTTTTGCGCAAAAATTCCCCAGCCTTCCGCGGCGGTAAAAGCGGAGATAAAGTGGCCGGGCGCGATGCGCGGGGCGAATCCAATGTGTCCCTTCGGTCCGTGATGCTCGAACCCCTGCAGGGCCGTGAATACACCCCAGCTTGCCATGGCGCGCGCATAATGGTCGCCGCATTCGACTTCGTTGTACGGATTGCGCTTGATCGGGTGATAGCGATCATGGACGGCGCGGCACATCGCAAGACCCTCTTCGACCATTCCTTCCGCGATCATGCCCGACGCGACCTGGTATTCCATGCCGGTCCAAACCTCATCCTTGTAGATGACGCCTTGGTTCAGGTATGCGCTCTTCGGCCATGTGCAGACGATAAGTCCCGCTTCGCCTGGATTTACAAACCAGCGCAAGGGACGGTGCAGATCGTTATAGACCGCGATATCCGGCGCCCAGTTGTATTTCCAAATCGCCGCCAGTGCCCCGCGCACGTTCGCCTCCGGATACAACGTGCCAAGATTCAATTGGCGTGCCCACGTCTGGCCAAAAAGTTGATCCGACAAACAGCCGGGACCGTACTGATTGGCCGGGAAGCGATCTAGGTCCACGTCTTGAATGAAATACTCGCCGTTCCACAGGCGTTCCACGCTCAACCGGCTGCCGCTGTCGAACACGCGACGACAACGATCCGCGAATTCGGCGTCGCCCATCTCGCGCGCCATTTCCTCGCCCGCGCGCAGGGCCGCAAGATAGAGCGAGCCGACGAAGGTGTTAGCGCCCTCGAAATTGATGTCGTAGGTGTTCGGCTGGGTGTTTTCAATCAGGCCGTCGTCGTTTTCATCCTGCGCGAGCATATATTCAAGGGCCTTCTTGGCCGCCGGATAGATTCGCGCGAGGAAGTCGCCGTTGGCCGACATCAAATGTTCCCGATAGGCCTTGAGGATGGTTCCACATTGCCCGTCGGCGGCGTAGTTGTCGTCGCTTCGGAAACCGACGAGGCCCGTGTCGGGATGAAATCCGCCCCCGCTCGCGTTGAAGTCCTGCAATTCACGCGCGGATCGCGCCAATTCGGGGAAAAGACGCGCTTCGGCATGCGCGTAGTTCCAGACGTGTGTGCAGGTGCCGGCGCAGCACACGACGCCTTCGAACGCATAGAAGCGCCCATTCGCCCACCATTGGCTCGTCCCTGTCGAGAGATACGAAACCGTCGAGTGCAAACGGTCGAGCAGCCAGCACGGCAGCGTGCCGTCGTAATAGGTGTCTCGCCATTTGAACGTGTCGCCGACGAGTCGCGGCTGATTGTCGAACACGTAATGCGCGACGGCGGGCGCGTCCTCGAAGCGCGTGGCGTACTCGTGGCCGTTGGGGATGTTGGGGAAATGCCATGAAAGCACAAAGGCGTATGTGCGCTCCGCGCCCGGTGCGATATCGCCCCGCGCCGTTGCCAGAGCCGCTACCCGCCGTTCGGGAAAGGGGTACGGATCCCCGTTGGCGACAACCGCCTTTTGTCCGTGGCCGTCGAGTGTTGCAAAGAGATCGTTTGTGGTGGCCGGATCGCCCGTTTCCTCGGCAATGGCCAGGCACATCGTGCCGCAATCGTACAGCGCGGAGACGGGGCCTGTCGGACCCCCGCGGCGGGTGTCCGCCATTTCAATGTGATCCACGTTGATGTGGGCCCAGCCGCCGCCGCGCCGGTCCACAATCTGGATTTGCGCCTGCTTGCCTTCCAGATCGCCGACGTTCCAGTAGGCGGCGCCCAACGCCTCGCTGTTGCCGCCCGCGGCCGTGCGAACCACGGCGCCGTCCACCAAAAGATTGATACACGTCTCGCCCGCATACTGGCCGCCGCCAATGAGGAAGTTGATATATTTGCGGGACACCGTGAAGGGGGGCGAGGCGAGTTCCCCCGTCAGATCGTCGTTGCCCTTCCATGAATTGACGAGACCGGCGCCCTCATATCCGGAAACCGGCTGCTGGCCGGGAAAACCGCCCTTGGCCGGGCCCGTGCCGAATGCCTCGCCGGCAACGGTCCAATCGCCGTAGGTTTCACCTTCGAAATCCTGCAGGAGAATCGGTGGCCGGTCCGCGGGCGCTCCATCCATTTTCGGGGCATCCTCGGCGGAATGAATGATGAAATTCCGGCCCCTGTCGTTGACGATGCGCGTGCGGCGGAGGCCGGGCATTTCGGACGCCGTATACCGGCAGACGGCATTTTCCAGCCAACCGAGCAGGCCCGTGTTGACGGGCGCGGCGGAAACATTCTTCAGCGTGACGAGAAACACGGTCGCGGGCAACGCGCTGTCCTTGGCATTGAGCGGAATGAAGGGCGAAAACGCCTGCATCGTCGCTTCGATCGGAAAACCGTCCTCCTGATAAGCAATCGTCCCAACGGGATACTGGCCGTTGAAGGAAATCCCGGTAAAACCGGTTCGATTCAACGCGCGCACCGTGAATTGACCGCCCTGCTGCACGACAACCGCGAACCCCTGTTCCACGGGATGGTCCGGAATGCGCGCGCGGTAACTGACATCGCCCGTTCCGCGGAATTCATGGCGGTTGAAGATCTCCCAGCAACCGAGCGTCCCGTCCCCGCATAAATACAACTGACCCGTGCCGAAACCACCCACCGGCATGCCGATCGTGTCGAGCGACTTGCCGGAGAACACCTCCTTTTCGCCCCGCGCGTAGAGACTCTGCACCCATCCCCGCGCAAGGGACTTTTCCGCCGGAATGGGATGATCCGCCCATCCGACGGCGACAAACCCGGAAAAAAGACCGAAAAAAACCATGAATACCGTTTGCTTTGTCATGGAAATCCTTGTTCCCTCTACTGAAAACGAGTCTGAAGTGGACGTTGCCCACAACCCAGTTTCTCGTGCTCGTAATCGCTCTCAAAATCCAGCGATTTTCGCCCACGCTTAATCATGGAACTTCATTTGGTTGCACAAATTGCCCAAGACTTTCTTGTTGTTTTTTATAGCAGCCTGATTTAAGGTACTGAAGCGCCATTTTCATTTTGACGGATTCATAGTATAATAAAAGTGGCCTCTGGGGCCAATGGAGGGAGTAGCCCGTCTTCGAACAATCTGAAAAAGTGGGTCTGATCGCGGGATGAAGGCGGTAAATGATTCGAACGGTGTCGTGCCGCATGAAACGGGAGGATGTGTGATGCTGTATTTGCGTGGTTTCAAGGTAGGCGTAATGGTTCTATTGGGTTTGGGCATTGTCTTGTGCATGGCCGGCGAATGGACCTCTTCACCGGTATTTGGACAGGATTCGCAGGGATACCGGCTTCCCCGTTGCCAGGTTATATCCCGTACGCAGGAAAAATCGGGAGTTGTCATCACGTCCGTACTGCTGTATCCCGAACGCGACGCCACCCTGTATCAGGACGCCTCGGGCGCGCTTGCCAATGGCGCGGGCCAGTTTTTCTTCTGTGGAACAAATGCCTCCAGTGTCATCCGGCGAGGATTAATCTATTTCAATATTATGGACAATGTTCCTGCGGGCGTGACAATTACCGATGTGGAACTGCGGATGTACATGTCCGGCGGAACAAACAGTCCAACCGATGTGAAATTGCATCGGGCGCAAAACGATTGGGGCGAGGGCGGGTCCAATCCAGCCGGTTCCGAGGAGGACGGCGTCACCGCTCAGACCGGTGATTCGACATGGCTGCATCGTTTTTACAGCACGGATGTCTGGGCAAGCACGGGGGGGGATTTTGCGACGACGGCCAGCGCATAGAAGCGCGTGGATTTTCCGGGATGGTACGTGTGGCGTTCGGCCCAATTGATTACTGACGTGCAGGACGCGGTGTCACAGATTCATCCCAATCGGGGCTGGCTCGTCGCGGGCGACGAGTCAACCGCTTCCACAATAAAACAGTTTGCCTCGAAAGATCATCCCAACACGGACTTCTGGCCACACCTTATCGTAACCTATGAAGACGAAGCAGGCGAAGGGGAAGGAGAGGGTGAAGGCGAAGGGGAAGGCGAAGGAGAAGGAGAAGGAGAAGGAGAAGATTTATGCACTGCTGTCTTGTCGCCGGTTGACGCGGGAACGACCGCCTCCGGAACCGCGCGTGAATTCACGAATTATGCCGGAACGAATTACATCGAGGTTATACATACCGTTCCATCGCCCACAGGCGCTTATATTCTTGATGCCGAAGGCAATGTCGGCGTAGACCTTGGATCGCCGGCCAGCCCTATTCATCACGATCTGACGGAAGCCGAACTGGAGTGGCTCGATTGGCGGTACAGTTTCGGTACGCGACTCTACGTCATTGTTACCAGCGCCGCCTACCCCAATGGCGAAATATCCGGACGCTTGACGTGTCTATATCAACAGCAATGTCCCTTTGCATTGAATGGAAACCAAGTCGTTCCGCCGGGCGCAAGCGAGGCCACGGGCAGCGGCGAAATGTACCTTGGCATGCTTTGGTTTAGTTTTTACATTGAACACAATGTATCGAATCCCACCGCGGCATGGATAGGCAAGGCGCCCTCGGGTGAAAACGGCGAACTCATTGCCAATCTTGGAAATCCCACGAGCCCAATAGATGAAACCGTTTATTTTACTCCCGAAGGCTTCTTCACGTTTCTCGAAGGCATGTACGATGCCGAATATTATGTCGTAATCGAAAATGCCGACGGCCAGCAGATTCGCGGGCAAATTGCTTGTTATACCGGAGAAGGCGAAGGGGAAGGCGAAGGCGAGGGCTACGACCCCTGCGAAAATAATCTCTTCAACGACGGAAGTTTTGAATCCGGCATCCAAAACGCCTTCTGGACCCAGCAATCCGTCAATTTCCCCGAACTTATCTGCGACCTTGTGCATTGCCCGATCGCCGCGGGTTCCCATACCGGCGAATTCTTTGTGTACTATTACGGTTATGATCGCCCTGATCAGGCCTATGTCGAGCAGATGGTCAACATGCCCGCCGCTAATGGCGCCACGCTGTCGTTCCGGTTCCAAATCGGACGCGGGAGCGGGAACGGAACGGATGCGTTCAAGGTGCTGGCCGATGGAACGGAAATCTGGTCCGTGACCGAAAACGATACGAACTATCTGGGAGAATACAAGGAAATCCTCTTGGACGTTGGAAATTTCGCAAACGGTTCCAGCCACATTTTCCGGTTCTTGGGCAATCTTGCGGCCGCCCCGTCTGGTTCCAACAGCATCTTTTATCTTGATGATGTATGCCTGACCGCCCAAGGCATCCTGCCGATGGCGGACTTTACCGCTTTACCCCTGTCTGGACAGGCCCCGCTACACGTGCAATTTACCGATGCCTCCAAGCCCGGCAGTTCGTCCATTACGGCATGGGCGTGGAACTTTGGCGATGGTGGTTCAAGCACACAACAAAATCCCACCCACACCTATGCCGCGCCGGGTTCCTATACCGTTGGTTTGACCGTAACCACATCATTGGGCAGCAATACCAAAACGAAGGAAAGTTACATCACGGTTACCAGCGGAGGCGAAGGCGAGGGTGAAGGCGAAGGCGAAGGTGAAGGCGAAGGCGAAGGCGAAGGCGAAGGCGAAGGCGAAGGCGAAGGCGAAGGCGNNNNNNNNNNNNNNNNNNNNNNNNNNNNNNNNNNNNNNNNNNNNNNNNNNNNNNNNNNNNNNNNNNNNNNNNNNNNNNNNNNNNNNNNNNNNNNNNNNNNAGGCGAAGGCGAAGGCGAAGGCGAAGGCGAAGGCGAAGGCGAAGGCGAAGGCGAAATACCCGAAATTCTGGTCACGCCCCTTTCAAAGGACTTTGGTGAAGTCACAACGGGCGAAACGGCCGAAGCCACGTTCACCGTCAAGAACACGGGAACCGGCACTCTGACGGGCACGGCCACGATTTCGGGCGAAGGTTTCGAATTGGCATCGGACGCTTCCTATTCGCTGCAAGCCGGCGCCACAAAGGAAATCGTGGTGCGATTTCGGCCAGCCAAGGCAAAGGCCTATTCGGGCACGGCGATCTTTACCGGCGGAGCATCGCCGGTGGAGGCCGCCCTTGCGGGCGCTGGTATTGCACCGCCGGGATGTTTTGGCGGAACCGTTTCTCCGGTTGCTCCACCCAAGGGCAATTACGGCATCTTGGCGGCTGTGGCGGTGTTTTTGGCATTGGGACGCCGTCCGTATTCGAGGCAGCAAGCCACGATTTGAAAGTCGGAGGATGTAGCGATGGCAATTGCCAAAAAAATCGCAATTCTATGGATGGGATTGTTCGTAGTTTGCGAATCGGCTTGTGCCCTGACCGAATACGCGGATATCCCGGCGAACATACCCCGGATTGATAATAATTATGTCAAGGCCATCGCGGTTGGAACGACGCATGTGTATGTGGGTGGAAGTTTCACCACGGTCAGCAATGGCACGGTGCGCGCGG of the Candidatus Hydrogenedentota bacterium genome contains:
- a CDS encoding GH116 family glycosyl hydrolase produces the protein MTKQTVFMVFFGLFSGFVAVGWADHPIPAEKSLARGWVQSLYARGEKEVFSGKSLDTIGMPVGGFGTGQLYLCGDGTLGCWEIFNRHEFRGTGDVSYRARIPDHPVEQGFAVVVQQGGQFTVRALNRTGFTGISFNGQYPVGTIAYQEDGFPIEATMQAFSPFIPLNAKDSALPATVFLVTLKNVSAAPVNTGLLGWLENAVCRYTASEMPGLRRTRIVNDRGRNFIIHSAEDAPKMDGAPADRPPILLQDFEGETYGDWTVAGEAFGTGPAKGGFPGQQPVSGYEGAGLVNSWKGNDDLTGELASPPFTVSRKYINFLIGGGQYAGETCINLLVDGAVVRTAAGGNSEALGAAYWNVGDLEGKQAQIQIVDRRGGGWAHINVDHIEMADTRRGGPTGPVSALYDCGTMCLAIAEETGDPATTNDLFATLDGHGQKAVVANGDPYPFPERRVAALATARGDIAPGAERTYAFVLSWHFPNIPNGHEYATRFEDAPAVAHYVFDNQPRLVGDTFKWRDTYYDGTLPCWLLDRLHSTVSYLSTGTSQWWANGRFYAFEGVVCCAGTCTHVWNYAHAEARLFPELARSARELQDFNASGGGFHPDTGLVGFRSDDNYAADGQCGTILKAYREHLMSANGDFLARIYPAAKKALEYMLAQDENDDGLIENTQPNTYDINFEGANTFVGSLYLAALRAGEEMAREMGDAEFADRCRRVFDSGSRLSVERLWNGEYFIQDVDLDRFPANQYGPGCLSDQLFGQTWARQLNLGTLYPEANVRGALAAIWKYNWAPDIAVYNDLHRPLRWFVNPGEAGLIVCTWPKSAYLNQGVIYKDEVWTGMEYQVASGMIAEGMVEEGLAMCRAVHDRYHPIKRNPYNEVECGDHYARAMASWGVFTALQGFEHHGPKGHIGFAPRIAPGHFISAFTAAEGWGIFAQKREGGAQEDRIEVRWGRLRVKTLAFEFVPGTPVTAVNVTLGDVPVESTFAVNGARVTITLVAEAILTQDQVLNVSIR
- a CDS encoding PKD domain-containing protein, translated to MWRSAQLITDVQDAVSQIHPNRGWLVAGDESTASTIKQFASKDHPNTDFWPHLIVTYEDEAGEGEGEGEGEGEGEGEGEGEGEDLCTAVLSPVDAGTTASGTAREFTNYAGTNYIEVIHTVPSPTGAYILDAEGNVGVDLGSPASPIHHDLTEAELEWLDWRYSFGTRLYVIVTSAAYPNGEISGRLTCLYQQQCPFALNGNQVVPPGASEATGSGEMYLGMLWFSFYIEHNVSNPTAAWIGKAPSGENGELIANLGNPTSPIDETVYFTPEGFFTFLEGMYDAEYYVVIENADGQQIRGQIACYTGEGEGEGEGEGYDPCENNLFNDGSFESGIQNAFWTQQSVNFPELICDLVHCPIAAGSHTGEFFVYYYGYDRPDQAYVEQMVNMPAANGATLSFRFQIGRGSGNGTDAFKVLADGTEIWSVTENDTNYLGEYKEILLDVGNFANGSSHIFRFLGNLAAAPSGSNSIFYLDDVCLTAQGILPMADFTALPLSGQAPLHVQFTDASKPGSSSITAWAWNFGDGGSSTQQNPTHTYAAPGSYTVGLTVTTSLGSNTKTKESYITVTSGGEGEGEGEGEGEGEGEGEGEGEGEGEGEG
- a CDS encoding choice-of-anchor D domain-containing protein, producing the protein GEGEGEGEGEGEGEGEGEIPEILVTPLSKDFGEVTTGETAEATFTVKNTGTGTLTGTATISGEGFELASDASYSLQAGATKEIVVRFRPAKAKAYSGTAIFTGGASPVEAALAGAGIAPPGCFGGTVSPVAPPKGNYGILAAVAVFLALGRRPYSRQQATI